A window of the Sodalis glossinidius str. 'morsitans' genome harbors these coding sequences:
- a CDS encoding DUF1640 domain-containing protein, with translation MGQVAFDTQEFVEMLENAGLPKDQARAISIAVRKSHEVADVATRRDLEDARKDLSAKIVEARKDTVAQFEKTDAKFAEVKRDIAEVRKDLAFEIADARKEAAARADRTNAEITGVRKDMAALFEKNEAQIALLRREQSADIALVRKDMEALTNGLLIKLTKVMLGCVGLASAIVTIAVKFF, from the coding sequence ATGGGCCAAGTCGCATTTGATACGCAAGAGTTTGTAGAGATGCTGGAGAACGCAGGTTTGCCAAAAGACCAAGCGCGGGCGATTTCTATCGCCGTACGCAAGTCTCACGAGGTGGCGGATGTGGCGACCCGACGTGACCTTGAGGATGCGCGCAAGGACCTGTCCGCCAAAATCGTGGAAGCTCGCAAGGACACTGTGGCCCAGTTCGAAAAGACTGACGCCAAGTTTGCCGAGGTAAAACGCGACATTGCCGAAGTTCGCAAGGATTTGGCCTTTGAGATCGCTGATGCCCGCAAAGAGGCCGCGGCAAGAGCGGATAGGACCAATGCCGAAATCACAGGTGTGCGAAAAGACATGGCAGCACTTTTCGAGAAGAACGAGGCACAGATTGCTTTACTGCGAAGGGAGCAATCGGCAGATATCGCGCTAGTCCGCAAGGACATGGAAGCTCTGACAAACGGATTGCTCATAAAACTCACTAAGGTGATGCTCGGGTGTGTGGGTCTGGCTTCTGCAATCGTAACTATCGCCGTTAAATTCTTCTGA